In the genome of Colletes latitarsis isolate SP2378_abdomen chromosome 9, iyColLati1, whole genome shotgun sequence, one region contains:
- the LOC143345377 gene encoding trafficking protein particle complex subunit 12 produces MADSNKTSTKPKSETVEEVMEEEVDISRYFENVSRTIFDEIVSPKIGDFFEAQKGSGSRIPDFELLTEHSNEFLNSGVLLGNERVDHSAMNDMHRDIWIPSEQTRKVLISIATSTIGSNSLDRDNLTMPGLVIQGDMPDLIKSTAIHFLGEDENIHRNVLTASDVTQDERGLRNLIQAGCYKAAINLSGRLLAVYAQGYGKINQPSKHTPHSLQLWYTRLALLTKLKQIDVLENESKPFGNLDKPDMYFTFYPELYGTRPGSMASFSFRLLLAEIPLYCGKPKQALDNLFKLLATVNQIITNYNAGLGGDGSRIKVSAAEQTDAVRLWKGRKLRVLMSIANCAVNTKNYVLAIDILEQLCDYPNWTTEQLDALKSSIGRLHLFLGDVSAAEKLLIGKHKQDSNLSVRELMDRGLMAVAQNAFQDAYTCFLAAATLDPSNIVLTNNMAVCLLYTGQLKAAVNLYETAITKNPVKGLQEPILLNICSAYELHTIHCEQPKLHLLSQLNRYKGDAVDIQCLKLAM; encoded by the coding sequence ATGGCTGATAGCAACAAAACATCTACGAAACCGAAGTCGGAAACAGTCGAAGAGGTTATGGAAGAGGAAGTAGATATCAGTCGTTATTTCGAGAATGTGTCCCGCACTATTTTCGACGAGATCGTTTCACCCAAGATAGGAGATTTCTTCGAAGCTCAAAAAGGTTCGGGAAGCAGGATTCCGGATTTTGAATTACTAACGGAACActcgaacgaatttttaaatagCGGTGTATTGCTCGGTAATGAGCGAGTCGATCATAGTGCCATGAACGATATGCACAGAGATATCTGGATACCTTCGGAACAAACGCGAAAAGTCTTAATAAGTATCGCCACGTCGACTATCGGGTCTAATTCTCTTGACAGAGATAACTTGACGATGCCAGGACTTGTGATTCAGGGAGACATGCCTGATTTAATAAAAAGTACAGCTATTCACTTTTTAGGCGAAGAtgaaaatattcatagaaatgTACTTACTGCTTCGGATGTAACGCAGGATGAACGTGGCTTAAGAAATTTAATACAGGCTGGCTGTTACAAAGCAGCAATAAATTTGTCAGGGAGACTTTTGGCAGTATATGCTCAAGGGTATGGCAAGATAAATCAACCGAGCAAGCATACACCGCACTCTTTGCAATTATGGTACACGAGGCTTGCTTTACTGACTAAACTCAAGCAAATAGATGTATTAGAGAACGAATCAAAACCGTTTGGTAACTTAGATAAGCCTGACATGTATTTCACGTTTTATCCAGAGCTTTACGGTACTAGACCAGGTTCTATGGCTTCCTTCTCTTTTAGATTACTTTTAGCCGAAATTCCATTGTATTGCGGGAAACCAAAGCAAGCATtggataatttatttaaactttTAGCCACAGTGAATCAAATAATAACAAATTATAATGCCGGACTAGGCGGAGATGGATCTCGTATAAAAGTCAGTGCAGCAGAGCAAACAGACGCTGTACGATTATGGAAAGGCAGAAAATTAAGAGTCCTTATGTCTATTGCTAATTGTGCAGTCAACACAAAGAATTATGTACTGGCTATAGATATTTTAGAACAACTATGCGACTATCCAAATTGGACTACCGAACAATTGGATGCTTTGAAATCTAGTATCGGGAGGCTACATCTGTTTTTGGGCGACGTTTCGGCGGCAGAGAAATTACTTATCGGCAAACATAAACAGGATAGCAATTTAAGCGTCAGAGAGTTGATGGACAGAGGATTAATGGCAGTGGCACAAAACGCTTTTCAAGATGCTTACACGTGCTTTCTAGCTGCAGCCACGTTGGATCCATCGAACATTGTATTAACTAATAATATGGCTGTTTGTCTTTTATATACAGGACAGTTGAAAGCAGCAGTAAACTTATACGAGACTGCAATTACAAAAAATCCTGTAAAAGGTTTGCAAGAACCTATACTATTAAATATATGCAGCGCGTATGAATTGCATACAATTCATTGCGagcaaccaaaattacatttgttGAGTCAACTGAATAGGTATAAAGGGGATGCTGTAGATATTCAGTGTCTGAAGCTTGCTATGTAA
- the Patsas gene encoding palmitoyltransferase Patsas has protein sequence MVRHLPNTLISSTTQQNHGSAKSTDLQSRNGPDDNIYADEHTSGQTPSDETKQMFKLLRSGKIGAVDELVEKNGLSVLSARDEWGYTPAHRAALDGNIEVMRYLIERNGPVDLSCLGTQGPRPIHWACRKGHSAIVQLLLKAGVAVNAADFKGLTPLMTACMFGKFATAAFLLGSGALGHITDINGDTALHWAAYKGHAELIRLLMYSGVDLQKPDYFGSTPLHLACLSGNVSCVKILCEKSKIELEPRDKNGKTPLQLAKSHRHSGIVRILQAEQKRRARWIPPINELWALLFGGAGNSKGPILLFMISVLLWGYPIYLLKCIPLTWNLLRGSHYCFIYWNTVMWISWIVANRRDPGYVPQNSDTYYRAIKQIPCFDKWKKRNVLLSRLCHSCRCFRPLRAKHCRICNRCVTYFDHHCPFIYNCVGLRNRMWFFLFVMCVAINCSFTIYFACYCMAIEGIQLLYVLGVLEALVFCGLGWILTCTSVLHACMNLTTNEMFNYKRYSYLRDKKGRYLNPFSRGPVLNFIEFFLCPPNHQANDPQNYHILSEDIM, from the exons ATGGTCAGGCATCTACCAAACACTCTAATTTCTAGCACCACCCAGCAGAACCATGGATCTGCTAAAAGCACTGATCTACAGTCAAGAAATGGCCCTGATGATAATATTTATGCTGATGAACATACCTCGGGTCAAACACCATCGGATGAAACAAAACAGATGTTTAAACTTCTCAGATCTGG CAAAATTGGAGCTGTTGATGAACTGGTAGAAAAGAATGGTCTAAGTGTATTGAGTGCAAGGGATGAATGGGGATATACTCCTGCCCATCGGGCTGCTTTGGATGGAAACATTGAA GTAATGAGATATTTAATAGAACGTAATGGACCGGTTGATCTTTCTTGTCTTGGAACACAGGGACCAAGGCCAATACATTGGGCTTGTCGAAAGGGCCATAGTGCAATAGTTCAGTTATTGTTAAAG GCAGGAGTTGCCGTTAATGCAGCAGATTTTAAAGGTTTAACACCTCTGATGACTGCTTGTATGTTTGGAAAATTTGCAACAGCGGCATTTTTATTGGGATCTGGCGCATTGGGACATATAACTGATATAAATGGCGATACCGCGCTTCATTGGGCTGCATACAAAGGCCACGCGGAATTAATAAGATTACTTATGTACAGCGGAGTAGACTTGCAAAAACCAGATTATTTTGGATCTACACCGCTACATTTAGCGTGTCTTTCTGGCAACGTCAGTTGCGTCAAAATATTGTGTGAAAAGAGTAAAATTGAATTGGAACCGCGCGATAAAAATGGTAAAACACCATTGCAATTAGCAAAAAGTCACAGACACTCGGGAATTGTAAGAATACTCCAAGCTGAACAGAAACGAAGGGCTAGATGGATACCACCTATCAACGAACTTTG GGCGCTACTATTTGGGGGAGCTGGAAACAGCAAAGGTCCTATATTACTATTCATGATATCTGTTCTATTATGGGGATATCCAATTTATCTATTAAAATGTATCCCATTAACGTGGAACCTTTTACGCGGCAGCCATTATTGCTTTATTTATTGGAATACTGTTATGTGGATTTCATGGATTGTAGCAAACAGGAGGGATCCTGGCTATGTACCACAAAACAGTGACACCTACTATAGGGCAATTAAACAA attcCATGTTTTGATAAATGGAAAAAAAGGAATGTATTATTATCTCGATTGTGTCACAGTTGTAGATGCTTCAGACCTTTGAGGGCTAAAcactgtagaatatgtaacagatGCGTCACATATTTTGATCATCACTGTCCATTTATATACAATTGCGTGGGTTTAAGAAATag GATGTGGTTTTTCCTTTTTGTTATGTGCGTAGCAATAAATTGTTCATTTACAATTTACTTTGCTTGTTACTGTATGGCGATCGAAGGAATCCAATTATTATATGTACTAGGTGTATTAGAAGCTTTGGTCTTCTGCGGACTTGGATGGATTTTAACATGCACTTcg gtGTTACATGCGTGTATGAATTTGACCACAAATGAAATGTTTAATTACAAAAGGTATTCGTATTTAAGAGACAAGAAAGGCAGATATTTGAATCCATTTAGCAGAGGCCCTGTTCTTAATTTTATTGAATTCTTTCTTTGTCCGCCAAACCATCAAGCAAATGACCCACAAAATTACCATATACTTTCAGAAGATATCATGTAA
- the Ced-12 gene encoding engulfment and cell motility Ced-12 isoform X2: MALQNLSSLSTDITFAFEFINKQGLALIISQVEGEKYKGNTLAYSLQSFVELMDHGIVSWDILETPFINKVASYVNNQAVTQDTSIIEASLSILENIVLNSSGKYGQVEKEVTFSNLVIHLQSMRPQIQQNAIALINALFLKADVSKRRSVATTLQSKQVRSVFLTNIIQSTGQVGAEMAHQLYVLQTLMLSLWEQRMMTKMDPQDQDAHDKIKELRRIAFDTEGIPGGDVTARKQGLYAKDYKKLGFKYDINPALDFTETPPGMLALDCMVYFARNHTEAYTKVVLENSCRADEHECPFGRTSVELVKLLCEVLRIGEAPSEQGQSYHPMFFTHDHPFEEFYCVCIVLLNKTWKEMRATTEDFVKVFSVVREQITRALQCKPTGLDKFKNKLQQLTYSTITNLWQQERTSREEWESHARPIVELREQITPEILELIRQQRLGFLVEGTRFMKYSARGQRIKDKFWYVRLSPNHKVFHYGDCDEKSVPTIDELPTKLAVVEIRGLLTGRDCPHMKDLQRRKTTHQLAFSLILDSVEVSSLDFVAPDEIVFDYWTDGINALLGNRMTSKEADHDLEVLLSMDIKLRLLDAEEIHIPQDPPAIPDPPPNYDFYYELK, translated from the exons ATGGCTTTGCAGAATCTAAGCTCACTTAGTACAGATATAACATTTGCATTTGAATTTATTAATAAGCAGGGATTAGCTTTGATTATATCACAG GTAGAAGGAGAAAAATATAAAGGTAATACGCTTGCATATTCACTTCAATCAtttgtagagctcatggatcatGGCATTGTTTCATGGGATATATTAGAAACACCTTTCATTAATAAAGTAGCTAGTTATGTAAACAATCAAGCTGTAACTCAAGACACTAGTATTATTGAAGCTTCGCTtagtattctcgaaaatatagtACTGAATTCTTCTGGAAAGTATGGACAAGTTGAGAAAGAAGTGACTTTTTCAAATCTAGTAATACATTTACAAAGTATGCGTCCACAAATACAACAAAATGCAATAGCTCTGATAAATGCCTTATTTCTCAAGGCTGATGTTTCCAAGCGCAGATCTGTCGCTACAACTCTTCAATCTAAACAAGTTAGAAGTGTTTTTTTGACTAACATCATACAGTCTACTGGTCAG GTTGGTGCAGAAATGGCACACCAGTTATATGTATTACAGACATTAATGTTAAGTCTATGGGAACAACGAATGATGACAAAAATGGATCCCCAAGATCAAGACGCGCACGATAAAATTAAAGAGCTCCGAAGAATTGCTTTTGATACAGAAGGGATACCTGGCGGAGATGTAACCGCTCGTAAACAAGGCCTTTATGCCAAGGATTACAAAAAATTGGGTTTCAAATACGACATTAATCCTGCTCTTGATTTTACAGAAACTCCTCCTGGCATGCTTGCTCTAGACTGCATGGTTTACTTTGCACGTAATCATACAGAAGCTTATACTAAAGTTGTTCTAGAGAATTCTTGTAGGGCGGACGAACACGAATGCCCTTTCGGTAGAACAAGCGTGGAATTGGTCAAGTTACTTTGCGAA GTATTACGCATTGGGGAAGCACCTAGTGAACAAGGTCAATCATATCATCCAATGTTTTTTACACACGATCATCCATTTGAAGAGTTCTATTGCGTGTGTAtagttttattaaataaaacttgGAAAGAGATGAGAGCCACCACGGAAGATTTCGTAAAAGTATTTTCCGTTGTAAGGGAACAAATTACTAGAGCGCTTCAGTGCAAACCTACAGGGttggataaatttaaaaataagttaCAACAATTAACTTATTCAACAATTACTAACCTTTGGCAACAAGAAAGAACTAGTAGAGAAGAGTGGGAAAGTCATGCAAGACCAATTGTTGAACTTAGAGAACAAATTACACCCGAAATTCTAGAACTCATTCGGCAGCAACGCTTAGGATTTTTGGTAGAAGGCACTAGATTTATGAAGTATAGTGCAAGGGGACAG AGAATCAAGGATAAATTTTGGTACGTTCGACTTTCACCTAACCACAAAGTATTTCATTATGGGGACTGCGATGAAAAATCTGTACCGACGATCGATGAGCTCCCTACGAAGTTAGCCGTTGTTGAAATTCGGGGTTTACTGACTGGTAGAGATTGCCCTCATATGAAAGATTTGCAAAGACGGAAAACAACGCATCAGTTGGCGTTCTCTTTAATTTTGGATTCCGTCGAAGTTTCAAGCTTAGACTTTGTTGCTCCTGATGAGATAGTTTTTGATTATTGGACAGATGGCATTAATGCTTTGCTTG GCAATAGAATGACAAGTAAAGAGGCAGACCACGATTTAGAAGTATTATTATCTATGGACATTAAATTAAGACTTTTAGACGCAGAAGAAATTCATATTCCTCAAGATCCACCTGCTATTCCCGACCCACCGCCAAATTACGACTTTTATTATGAATTAAAGTAA
- the Ced-12 gene encoding engulfment and cell motility Ced-12 isoform X1, protein MYTQTIKMPVQKDSNIVKIAVQMIDQVPQLIEFNQKQPLTGIIQELCNGWGLSDPESYSLQFSESNNQNYITEKNRNEVKNGSILRLEFSPSKTASNILTNLNNGTIEEKTMALQNLSSLSTDITFAFEFINKQGLALIISQVEGEKYKGNTLAYSLQSFVELMDHGIVSWDILETPFINKVASYVNNQAVTQDTSIIEASLSILENIVLNSSGKYGQVEKEVTFSNLVIHLQSMRPQIQQNAIALINALFLKADVSKRRSVATTLQSKQVRSVFLTNIIQSTGQVGAEMAHQLYVLQTLMLSLWEQRMMTKMDPQDQDAHDKIKELRRIAFDTEGIPGGDVTARKQGLYAKDYKKLGFKYDINPALDFTETPPGMLALDCMVYFARNHTEAYTKVVLENSCRADEHECPFGRTSVELVKLLCEVLRIGEAPSEQGQSYHPMFFTHDHPFEEFYCVCIVLLNKTWKEMRATTEDFVKVFSVVREQITRALQCKPTGLDKFKNKLQQLTYSTITNLWQQERTSREEWESHARPIVELREQITPEILELIRQQRLGFLVEGTRFMKYSARGQRIKDKFWYVRLSPNHKVFHYGDCDEKSVPTIDELPTKLAVVEIRGLLTGRDCPHMKDLQRRKTTHQLAFSLILDSVEVSSLDFVAPDEIVFDYWTDGINALLGNRMTSKEADHDLEVLLSMDIKLRLLDAEEIHIPQDPPAIPDPPPNYDFYYELK, encoded by the exons ATGTACACGCAGACAATAAAAATGCCGGTCCAGAAGGATTCTAATATTGTGAAAATCGCTGTCCAAATGATAGACCAAGTGCCACAACTCATTGAATTTAATCAAAAGCAACCATTAACTGGAATTATTCAG GAACTATGCAATGGGTGGGGTCTCTCTGATCCTGAGTCATATTCATTACAATTTTCTGAAAGTAATAACCAAAATTATATCACAGAAAAAAATCGTAATGAAGTAAAAAATGGCAGTATTTTGAGATTAGAGTTTTCCCCTTCCAAAACAGCAAGTAATATTCTGACCAACCTCAATAATGGAACAATAGAAGAAAAAACTATGGCTTTGCAGAATCTAAGCTCACTTAGTACAGATATAACATTTGCATTTGAATTTATTAATAAGCAGGGATTAGCTTTGATTATATCACAG GTAGAAGGAGAAAAATATAAAGGTAATACGCTTGCATATTCACTTCAATCAtttgtagagctcatggatcatGGCATTGTTTCATGGGATATATTAGAAACACCTTTCATTAATAAAGTAGCTAGTTATGTAAACAATCAAGCTGTAACTCAAGACACTAGTATTATTGAAGCTTCGCTtagtattctcgaaaatatagtACTGAATTCTTCTGGAAAGTATGGACAAGTTGAGAAAGAAGTGACTTTTTCAAATCTAGTAATACATTTACAAAGTATGCGTCCACAAATACAACAAAATGCAATAGCTCTGATAAATGCCTTATTTCTCAAGGCTGATGTTTCCAAGCGCAGATCTGTCGCTACAACTCTTCAATCTAAACAAGTTAGAAGTGTTTTTTTGACTAACATCATACAGTCTACTGGTCAG GTTGGTGCAGAAATGGCACACCAGTTATATGTATTACAGACATTAATGTTAAGTCTATGGGAACAACGAATGATGACAAAAATGGATCCCCAAGATCAAGACGCGCACGATAAAATTAAAGAGCTCCGAAGAATTGCTTTTGATACAGAAGGGATACCTGGCGGAGATGTAACCGCTCGTAAACAAGGCCTTTATGCCAAGGATTACAAAAAATTGGGTTTCAAATACGACATTAATCCTGCTCTTGATTTTACAGAAACTCCTCCTGGCATGCTTGCTCTAGACTGCATGGTTTACTTTGCACGTAATCATACAGAAGCTTATACTAAAGTTGTTCTAGAGAATTCTTGTAGGGCGGACGAACACGAATGCCCTTTCGGTAGAACAAGCGTGGAATTGGTCAAGTTACTTTGCGAA GTATTACGCATTGGGGAAGCACCTAGTGAACAAGGTCAATCATATCATCCAATGTTTTTTACACACGATCATCCATTTGAAGAGTTCTATTGCGTGTGTAtagttttattaaataaaacttgGAAAGAGATGAGAGCCACCACGGAAGATTTCGTAAAAGTATTTTCCGTTGTAAGGGAACAAATTACTAGAGCGCTTCAGTGCAAACCTACAGGGttggataaatttaaaaataagttaCAACAATTAACTTATTCAACAATTACTAACCTTTGGCAACAAGAAAGAACTAGTAGAGAAGAGTGGGAAAGTCATGCAAGACCAATTGTTGAACTTAGAGAACAAATTACACCCGAAATTCTAGAACTCATTCGGCAGCAACGCTTAGGATTTTTGGTAGAAGGCACTAGATTTATGAAGTATAGTGCAAGGGGACAG AGAATCAAGGATAAATTTTGGTACGTTCGACTTTCACCTAACCACAAAGTATTTCATTATGGGGACTGCGATGAAAAATCTGTACCGACGATCGATGAGCTCCCTACGAAGTTAGCCGTTGTTGAAATTCGGGGTTTACTGACTGGTAGAGATTGCCCTCATATGAAAGATTTGCAAAGACGGAAAACAACGCATCAGTTGGCGTTCTCTTTAATTTTGGATTCCGTCGAAGTTTCAAGCTTAGACTTTGTTGCTCCTGATGAGATAGTTTTTGATTATTGGACAGATGGCATTAATGCTTTGCTTG GCAATAGAATGACAAGTAAAGAGGCAGACCACGATTTAGAAGTATTATTATCTATGGACATTAAATTAAGACTTTTAGACGCAGAAGAAATTCATATTCCTCAAGATCCACCTGCTATTCCCGACCCACCGCCAAATTACGACTTTTATTATGAATTAAAGTAA